A portion of the Streptomyces sp. NBC_01335 genome contains these proteins:
- a CDS encoding winged helix-turn-helix transcriptional regulator: MTTRGARSTGRGIRGDLFDPRCPTRQLLDRIGTKWTSMAVKTLADAAPDEVRFAELRRRMPGVSQKMLSVTLRSLTRDGLVSRRVEPTVPPRVFYRLTGLGLSLEAALSGLRTWAEEHMAEIDHANEAADQEAEEG, encoded by the coding sequence GTGACCACCCGAGGAGCCCGGTCCACCGGTCGCGGGATACGCGGCGATCTGTTCGATCCCCGTTGCCCGACACGGCAGTTGCTGGACCGCATCGGTACGAAGTGGACGTCCATGGCCGTCAAGACGCTCGCCGACGCCGCACCGGACGAGGTGCGTTTCGCGGAGCTGAGACGCCGGATGCCCGGCGTCTCGCAGAAGATGCTGTCCGTGACGCTGCGAAGCCTGACCCGCGACGGGCTGGTGTCGCGCCGGGTCGAACCGACAGTGCCGCCACGTGTCTTCTACCGGCTCACCGGACTCGGGCTGTCCCTGGAAGCCGCGCTTTCGGGGCTGCGGACGTGGGCGGAGGAGCACATGGCCGAGATCGACCACGCCAACGAAGCCGCCGACCAGGAGGCGGAGGAGGGGTAG
- the otnK gene encoding 3-oxo-tetronate kinase, which translates to MPTLGAIADDFTGATDLATMLVARGYRTVVTVGPDGITDSRSGAAVRDADALVVALKSRTAPVGEAVADSLASLRALRDAGCRRFYFKYCSTFDSTPHGNIGPVADALLAELGERRSVVVPSFPATGRTVRDALLSVHGELLEDSPMRHHPLTPMRDSHVGRLLAPQTGHPVRLVGLDTVRAGVAALKAALDEPESADALVVVDAVTDDDLRTVSAAAEDLALVTGAAGLALGLTGPRPDADAARATPASALGAPGVVLSGSASSATRAQVAHGRTRLPHHKLDLVALRADFTGSVDALVAFARACWQDDPQRPPLIYAVDDLRDLQQAAPPGAEPAAELVERTLAACAARLVDAGARRLLVAGGETSGAVVTALGVRTLSIGAPIAPGVAWARAEGRVHDRDHAVDLALKSGNFGDTTIFTEAWSVLV; encoded by the coding sequence ATGCCGACGCTCGGGGCCATCGCCGACGACTTCACCGGAGCAACCGATCTCGCCACCATGCTCGTCGCGCGCGGCTACCGGACGGTGGTGACCGTCGGACCCGACGGCATCACGGACAGCCGGAGCGGAGCAGCGGTCCGCGACGCGGATGCCCTGGTCGTCGCCCTCAAATCACGCACCGCCCCCGTCGGCGAGGCGGTCGCCGACTCCCTCGCGTCCCTCCGCGCGCTGCGCGACGCGGGCTGCCGACGCTTCTACTTCAAGTACTGCTCGACCTTCGACTCCACCCCGCACGGCAACATCGGCCCGGTCGCCGACGCGCTCCTGGCCGAACTCGGTGAGCGGCGCAGCGTCGTCGTCCCCTCCTTCCCGGCCACCGGACGCACGGTCCGGGACGCGCTGCTCTCCGTCCACGGCGAGCTGCTGGAGGACAGCCCGATGCGCCACCACCCGCTCACCCCGATGCGGGACTCCCACGTCGGGCGGCTCCTCGCCCCGCAGACCGGCCACCCGGTACGGCTCGTCGGTCTCGACACCGTGCGGGCCGGTGTCGCCGCGCTGAAGGCGGCGCTGGACGAGCCGGAGTCGGCCGACGCGCTCGTCGTCGTCGACGCGGTCACCGATGACGATCTGCGCACCGTCTCCGCAGCGGCGGAGGACCTCGCCCTGGTCACCGGTGCCGCCGGGCTGGCGCTAGGCCTCACCGGTCCGCGCCCGGACGCCGACGCCGCGCGCGCCACACCCGCCTCCGCGCTCGGCGCCCCCGGCGTCGTACTGTCCGGCAGCGCCTCCTCCGCCACCCGCGCCCAGGTCGCCCACGGGCGGACCCGCCTCCCGCACCACAAGCTCGACCTCGTCGCACTGCGGGCGGACTTCACCGGCAGCGTCGACGCCCTCGTCGCCTTCGCACGGGCCTGCTGGCAGGACGACCCGCAGCGGCCACCGCTCATCTACGCGGTCGACGACCTGAGAGACCTTCAGCAGGCCGCGCCTCCGGGCGCCGAACCCGCCGCCGAACTCGTCGAACGCACCCTCGCCGCCTGCGCCGCCCGGCTCGTCGACGCGGGCGCCCGCCGACTCCTGGTCGCCGGCGGTGAGACCTCCGGCGCCGTGGTCACCGCCCTCGGCGTACGCACCCTGAGCATCGGAGCACCGATCGCCCCGGGCGTCGCCTGGGCCCGGGCCGAAGGCCGGGTCCACGACCGCGACCACGCCGTTGACCTCGCGCTCAAGTCCGGCAACTTCGGCGACACGACCATCTTCACCGAAGCCTGGAGCGTCCTGGTATGA
- a CDS encoding SDR family oxidoreductase, producing the protein MGSLKGRTALVTGASRGIGRGIARRLAADGALVAVHYASNEEAAARTVAGIRDDGGRSFPVRAELGVDGDVRALFDAFDAGAREQGAGPELDILVNNAAVSISARIADLRAEDFDRLIAVNTRAPLFVIQEALKRMGEGGRIVNISSAASRRALPRTLAYSMSKGAVDSLTRTLAEELGPRGITVNAVAPGFVETEMNASRRATEEARSAIAALSAFDRIGRPDDIADIVAFLASDDSRWITGQYIDATGGSKL; encoded by the coding sequence ATGGGATCCCTCAAGGGCAGGACGGCGCTGGTGACCGGGGCGAGCCGCGGCATCGGACGCGGGATCGCCAGACGCCTCGCCGCGGACGGCGCACTCGTCGCCGTCCACTACGCGAGCAACGAGGAGGCCGCCGCGCGGACCGTCGCCGGCATCCGCGACGACGGCGGACGCTCCTTCCCGGTACGGGCCGAGCTCGGCGTCGACGGAGACGTCCGGGCCCTGTTCGACGCCTTCGACGCGGGAGCCCGCGAGCAGGGGGCCGGACCGGAGCTCGACATCCTGGTCAACAACGCCGCCGTCAGCATCTCCGCGCGCATCGCGGATCTGCGGGCCGAGGACTTCGACCGGCTGATCGCGGTCAACACCCGGGCCCCGCTGTTCGTCATCCAGGAGGCGCTGAAGCGGATGGGGGAGGGCGGCCGCATCGTCAACATCTCCTCCGCCGCGAGCAGGAGGGCGCTGCCGCGCACCCTCGCGTACTCGATGAGCAAGGGGGCGGTCGACTCCCTGACCCGCACCCTGGCGGAGGAACTGGGCCCCCGCGGCATCACGGTGAACGCCGTGGCGCCGGGGTTCGTGGAGACGGAGATGAACGCCTCCCGGCGCGCCACCGAGGAGGCGCGCAGCGCGATCGCCGCGCTCTCCGCCTTCGACCGGATCGGCCGCCCCGACGACATCGCCGACATCGTCGCGTTCCTGGCGTCCGACGACTCCCGGTGGATCACCGGCCAGTACATCGACGCCACCGGCGGCAGCAAGCTCTGA
- a CDS encoding PaaI family thioesterase has protein sequence MGRTRTYDWEDPSVSAGAVGAATGLEMLRDLVAGRLPSPPISRMMGFRITEVDVGRAVFTLEPGEEHYNPIGSVHGGVYATLLDSAAGCAVHSVLPAGVGYTSLDLNVKFLRTITAETGTVRAVGTVLKNGRTTCLAQAELLDEEDHLLAHATSTCLLVPLKPR, from the coding sequence ATGGGCCGGACACGCACGTACGACTGGGAAGACCCGTCGGTCTCGGCCGGTGCCGTGGGGGCGGCGACCGGCCTGGAGATGCTGCGCGACCTCGTGGCCGGGCGTCTCCCCAGCCCGCCGATCAGCCGGATGATGGGCTTCCGGATCACCGAAGTGGACGTCGGGCGGGCGGTGTTCACCCTGGAACCGGGCGAGGAGCACTACAACCCGATCGGCAGTGTCCACGGCGGTGTGTACGCGACGCTGCTCGACTCGGCGGCCGGCTGTGCCGTGCACTCGGTGCTGCCCGCCGGGGTGGGGTACACCTCGCTCGACCTCAACGTGAAGTTCCTCCGGACGATCACGGCGGAAACCGGGACCGTACGGGCGGTGGGCACCGTCCTCAAGAACGGCCGCACCACCTGCCTGGCCCAGGCGGAGCTCCTCGACGAGGAGGACCACCTCCTCGCCCACGCGACCAGCACCTGCCTGCTCGTCCCGCTGAAACCGCGGTAG
- a CDS encoding homoserine dehydrogenase produces MNVHHLFAGTGDRTVRYALSGAGGGFARTLLAQTLRIDRLAPSVLCDRDVERLAEMLLELGYAPDALRVCADADEVARAGEEGRIALVREGSLLPAGAWDILVEATGSPADGFAMARAALTAGRHVAMVSKEVDSVAGLHLADLARDNGVVYTTADGDQPANLIALVTWAELLGLDIVAIGKSSEYDLVLDPEAGTVTQLDTTVPAPELAGLLSLGDDPRSTLAARAAAVSALPVGATADYCEMAVVATNTGFRPDTERLHYPVARIAELADVYALREDGGVLRRPGAVDVFSALRLPDEASFAGGVFVVVRTGDPVTWETLRGKGHVVSRDGRYAAIYLPYHLMGVETPVSLLSAVLHGRPSGGTDPRGHAVLAGRARHDLPAGTVLEMGGHHHDVTGVRAVLLRDEDTPADTAPLYLAAHATLIRDVRAGELLTLADLADADADLLHAWTAGRASRATGSSPAPASR; encoded by the coding sequence ATGAACGTGCACCACCTTTTCGCCGGCACCGGCGACCGGACCGTGCGGTACGCGCTGTCCGGAGCCGGCGGCGGCTTCGCCCGGACCCTGCTCGCCCAGACCCTGCGGATCGACCGGCTGGCACCCTCCGTCCTGTGCGACCGGGACGTGGAGCGCCTGGCGGAGATGCTTCTCGAACTCGGGTACGCCCCGGACGCCCTGCGCGTCTGTGCGGACGCGGACGAGGTCGCCCGGGCCGGCGAAGAGGGCCGGATCGCCCTGGTGCGCGAGGGCTCCCTGCTGCCGGCCGGTGCCTGGGACATCCTGGTGGAGGCGACCGGCAGCCCCGCCGACGGCTTCGCCATGGCGCGGGCCGCGCTGACCGCCGGGCGCCACGTCGCCATGGTGAGCAAGGAGGTCGACTCCGTCGCGGGTCTGCACCTCGCCGACCTCGCCCGGGACAACGGCGTCGTCTACACCACGGCCGACGGCGACCAGCCGGCCAACCTCATCGCGCTGGTGACCTGGGCCGAGCTGCTGGGCCTCGACATCGTGGCCATCGGCAAGTCCAGCGAGTACGACCTCGTCCTCGACCCGGAAGCCGGTACGGTCACCCAGCTCGACACCACCGTCCCCGCACCGGAGCTGGCCGGGCTTCTCTCCCTCGGCGACGACCCGCGGTCCACTCTGGCCGCACGGGCCGCAGCGGTGTCCGCGCTGCCGGTCGGCGCCACCGCCGACTACTGCGAGATGGCCGTCGTCGCGACCAACACCGGCTTCCGGCCCGACACCGAGCGCCTCCACTACCCGGTCGCGCGGATCGCCGAACTCGCCGACGTCTACGCCCTGCGCGAGGACGGTGGCGTGCTGCGCCGCCCCGGCGCCGTCGACGTCTTCAGCGCGCTGCGGCTGCCGGACGAGGCGTCGTTCGCGGGCGGCGTGTTCGTCGTCGTACGGACCGGCGACCCGGTGACCTGGGAGACGCTGCGGGGCAAGGGGCACGTCGTCAGCCGGGACGGCCGGTACGCCGCGATCTACCTCCCGTACCACCTCATGGGGGTCGAGACCCCCGTCTCGCTGCTCTCCGCGGTGCTGCACGGCCGGCCCTCGGGGGGCACCGACCCGCGCGGACACGCCGTACTCGCCGGCCGCGCCCGGCACGACCTGCCGGCCGGCACCGTGCTGGAGATGGGCGGCCACCACCACGACGTCACCGGCGTGCGGGCCGTCCTGCTGCGCGACGAGGACACCCCCGCCGACACCGCCCCGCTCTACCTGGCGGCCCACGCCACCCTGATCCGTGACGTCCGGGCCGGCGAACTCCTCACGCTCGCGGATCTCGCCGACGCCGACGCCGACCTGCTGCACGCCTGGACCGCCGGACGCGCCTCCCGCGCCACCGGCTCCTCCCCCGCCCCTGCGAGCCGTTGA
- a CDS encoding class II aldolase/adducin family protein translates to MSTPRADLAAAGAHFAALGLSPGSSGNLSVRDGEHILITPTGADLARIDPGALSVLDPDGQYVDGPRPSKEFPLHTAFYRRNPEAGAVVHLHSRHATAVSCLPPWSPRSAVPPLTPYFVMRVGQTPLLPYAPPGDAAQAEHLAGLGFPLRAALLQNHGPVVAGTDMGAAVESAVELEEVSALLLALGDRPARLLSPEESALLAAKYASPWGAGSGTGARA, encoded by the coding sequence ATGAGTACCCCCCGAGCCGACCTCGCGGCTGCCGGAGCACACTTCGCGGCCCTCGGCCTCAGCCCCGGCTCCTCCGGCAACCTCAGCGTCCGCGACGGCGAGCACATCCTGATCACCCCGACCGGCGCCGACCTCGCCCGTATCGACCCCGGAGCGCTGAGCGTCCTGGACCCCGACGGACAGTACGTCGACGGGCCCCGCCCCTCCAAGGAGTTCCCGCTCCACACGGCCTTCTACCGCAGGAACCCCGAAGCCGGCGCCGTGGTGCACCTGCACTCCCGCCACGCCACCGCGGTCTCCTGCCTCCCACCCTGGTCGCCGCGGAGCGCCGTCCCACCGCTGACGCCGTACTTCGTCATGCGGGTCGGCCAGACGCCCCTCCTCCCGTACGCACCGCCGGGCGACGCCGCACAGGCGGAGCATCTCGCCGGCCTCGGCTTCCCGCTGCGGGCGGCACTGTTGCAGAACCACGGGCCGGTGGTCGCGGGCACCGACATGGGGGCAGCGGTCGAGTCGGCGGTCGAACTGGAGGAGGTCTCCGCGCTCCTCCTGGCCCTGGGCGACCGGCCGGCCCGCCTCCTCAGCCCCGAGGAATCGGCGCTGCTCGCCGCCAAGTACGCGTCACCCTGGGGCGCCGGCAGCGGCACCGGCGCCCGGGCCTGA
- a CDS encoding quinone oxidoreductase family protein produces MHAIQVRRSGGPEVLEYTEVPDPVAAEGRSLLDVEAVGVNFVDTLVTDGTYPTPGGHPFVPGTEVVGRTEDGRRVLARVRSGYAERVSADPASMVGLPEELDAGQALALLTQGLTAWHLLKSAARLVPGESVVVHAAAGGVGNLAVQLAREFGAGRVVAVASTPEKRAAALKAGADEAVEYPLAGKADIVLDASGGALFDRGLASLAEHGRIVTYGNASRSAPAPLDTGRLLMLNVSVTGFQLGRSLSRPGAFSTALGELLDLTLRGRLTPLTGGVRPLAEARRAHEDLLARRTVGKLALRP; encoded by the coding sequence ATGCACGCGATCCAAGTCCGCAGATCAGGCGGCCCCGAGGTGCTGGAGTACACGGAGGTACCCGACCCCGTCGCCGCGGAGGGGCGGTCGTTGCTCGACGTCGAGGCGGTCGGCGTGAACTTCGTGGACACCTTGGTCACCGACGGCACGTACCCCACCCCGGGCGGCCACCCGTTCGTTCCCGGTACGGAGGTCGTCGGACGCACCGAGGACGGCCGGCGGGTCCTGGCAAGGGTGCGGTCCGGATACGCGGAACGGGTGAGCGCGGATCCCGCCTCCATGGTCGGCCTCCCCGAGGAACTCGACGCCGGGCAGGCACTGGCGCTGCTGACACAGGGGCTCACCGCCTGGCACCTGCTGAAGTCGGCGGCCCGGCTGGTACCGGGCGAGAGCGTGGTGGTGCACGCGGCCGCCGGCGGGGTGGGCAATCTGGCGGTGCAGCTGGCCCGGGAGTTCGGCGCCGGCCGTGTCGTGGCGGTGGCCTCGACGCCCGAGAAGCGTGCCGCCGCCCTGAAGGCGGGGGCGGACGAGGCGGTGGAGTACCCGCTCGCCGGGAAGGCGGACATCGTGCTGGACGCCTCCGGGGGCGCGCTCTTCGACCGGGGCCTCGCCTCGCTCGCGGAACACGGCAGGATCGTCACCTACGGCAACGCCTCCAGGTCCGCGCCGGCGCCGCTGGACACGGGCCGGCTCCTGATGCTGAACGTGTCGGTGACCGGTTTCCAGCTGGGCAGGTCGCTCTCCCGCCCGGGCGCCTTCTCGACGGCGCTCGGCGAGCTTCTCGACCTGACGCTGCGGGGCCGGCTGACGCCCCTCACCGGTGGCGTCCGTCCGCTGGCGGAAGCCCGGCGCGCGCACGAGGACCTGCTGGCGCGCCGCACCGTGGGGAAGCTGGCGCTGCGGCCCTGA
- a CDS encoding DeoR/GlpR family DNA-binding transcription regulator yields MADEEPLPLIPDQRRELLVKHLRRDGVLSVQQITQIFGVSHMTVRRDIAELERQGLVFSVPGGVRIASHLQSEPSFQAKSLVEQPEKKAMAANAAELVREGMTVYLDAGTTLLAMVPLLARHESLTVVTNDFTTVDRLMSFTHLDVIHIGGQVDPSNRSSVGRLAATTLRQLALDIAFISTSSWDLLRGVTTPSAAKVEVKQAAMECTGSSVLVAGSSKFGTFGKFRVAPLGAFDTVVTDDALAEAAAEGIRAGGVDLRLARV; encoded by the coding sequence ATGGCCGACGAAGAGCCCTTGCCCCTGATCCCCGATCAGCGGCGCGAACTGCTGGTGAAGCACTTGCGCCGTGACGGAGTGCTCAGCGTGCAGCAGATCACTCAGATCTTCGGGGTCTCGCACATGACGGTCCGCCGCGACATCGCCGAACTGGAGCGGCAGGGCCTCGTGTTCTCCGTGCCCGGCGGTGTCCGGATCGCCAGCCATCTCCAGAGCGAGCCCAGCTTCCAGGCGAAGTCGCTCGTGGAACAGCCGGAGAAGAAGGCCATGGCGGCGAACGCGGCGGAGCTCGTACGGGAGGGCATGACGGTCTATCTGGACGCCGGCACGACCCTGCTGGCGATGGTTCCGCTGCTGGCGCGTCACGAGTCGCTGACGGTCGTCACCAACGACTTCACGACCGTGGACCGGCTGATGTCCTTCACCCACCTCGACGTCATACACATCGGCGGACAGGTGGACCCGTCGAACCGGTCGAGCGTCGGCCGCCTGGCCGCCACCACGCTGCGGCAGCTCGCCCTGGACATCGCCTTCATCAGCACCAGCTCCTGGGACCTGCTGCGCGGGGTGACCACTCCGTCGGCCGCCAAGGTGGAGGTCAAGCAGGCCGCGATGGAGTGCACGGGGAGTTCCGTGCTCGTCGCGGGCTCCTCGAAGTTCGGCACCTTCGGCAAGTTCCGGGTGGCCCCGCTCGGCGCGTTCGACACCGTCGTCACGGACGACGCGCTGGCCGAGGCCGCGGCCGAAGGGATCCGCGCCGGCGGTGTGGACCTGCGTCTGGCGCGTGTCTGA
- a CDS encoding alpha/beta fold hydrolase — protein MPVATTPRLRRITTNGVQLNVAIAGDGPAVLLLHGFPHTWQLWSGIMGRLAGQYRVIAPDLRGFGASERATDGYDAGTLAADAEGLLDALGEPSAAVVGIDAGTAPAVLLALRRPGLVRRLVVMEALLGRLPGAEHGLAGGTPWWFGFHAVPGLAETVLTGNEAPYIDWFLDLGTRGRGVPDDIRAAFVHAYTGSEALRCAFSYYRALPTSAQQIHEAVTTTRLTMPTLAIGSHPVGAGLEHQLRPLTDDLIGHQLQDCGHIIPLDRTDALFALLAPFLSADLPK, from the coding sequence ATGCCCGTCGCCACCACCCCCCGACTACGCCGCATCACCACCAACGGCGTCCAACTCAATGTCGCAATCGCCGGGGACGGACCTGCGGTCCTCCTGCTGCACGGCTTCCCGCACACGTGGCAACTCTGGAGCGGAATCATGGGCCGACTGGCCGGGCAGTACCGGGTCATAGCCCCGGACCTCCGCGGCTTCGGCGCCAGTGAACGTGCCACCGACGGGTACGACGCAGGCACGCTCGCCGCCGACGCCGAAGGACTGCTCGACGCGCTCGGCGAGCCCTCGGCAGCGGTGGTCGGCATCGACGCGGGCACCGCCCCTGCCGTACTGCTCGCGCTGCGGCGACCCGGCCTCGTCCGGCGCCTGGTCGTGATGGAGGCGCTGCTCGGCCGCCTGCCCGGAGCAGAGCACGGCCTCGCGGGCGGCACCCCGTGGTGGTTCGGCTTCCACGCCGTCCCCGGCCTCGCCGAGACCGTCCTGACCGGAAACGAAGCCCCGTACATCGACTGGTTCCTCGACCTGGGGACGCGCGGGCGAGGAGTCCCCGACGACATCCGGGCGGCCTTCGTCCACGCATACACCGGCAGTGAAGCCCTGCGCTGCGCCTTCTCCTACTACCGGGCCCTGCCCACCAGTGCCCAGCAGATCCATGAGGCCGTCACGACGACCCGGCTGACCATGCCCACCCTGGCCATCGGCTCACACCCCGTCGGCGCCGGGCTCGAACACCAACTCCGTCCCCTCACCGATGACCTGATCGGACACCAACTCCAGGACTGCGGCCACATCATCCCCCTCGACCGGACCGACGCGCTGTTCGCGCTCCTCGCACCCTTCCTCTCCGCAGATCTGCCGAAGTGA
- a CDS encoding ScbR family autoregulator-binding transcription factor, with protein sequence MAQQERAIRTRYTVLEAAAVVFASNGYEASTISEIMSLAGVTKGALYFHFSGKEALAHAVLQHAVIIKPDNPVKMQAIVDLGLLLAYRLPREPLLQGAARLAADQNARPFFGGPWPQWRDVIATLLTEGRSQGEVFEHIDPLETANVLVGAFTGLQLVSTTVDRPDSLLLLASDLYRLVLPGIAVPGVLRVLSTGPDRAHHVFDELGRPSWDLSVTFDSVPGASFPALTGQVGAPVPPLKR encoded by the coding sequence ATGGCACAGCAGGAGCGGGCCATCAGAACGCGCTACACCGTGCTGGAGGCCGCGGCGGTGGTGTTCGCGTCCAACGGGTACGAAGCATCCACCATCAGCGAGATCATGTCCCTGGCCGGAGTCACCAAGGGGGCCTTGTACTTCCACTTCTCGGGCAAGGAGGCGCTGGCGCACGCGGTGCTCCAGCACGCCGTCATCATCAAGCCGGACAATCCGGTGAAGATGCAGGCCATCGTGGATCTGGGCCTGCTCCTCGCGTACCGGCTGCCGCGGGAACCGTTACTCCAGGGGGCGGCGCGGCTGGCCGCGGACCAGAACGCGCGGCCGTTCTTCGGCGGACCGTGGCCGCAGTGGCGGGACGTCATCGCGACTCTGCTGACCGAGGGGCGCTCCCAGGGCGAGGTGTTCGAGCACATCGACCCGCTGGAGACCGCGAACGTGCTGGTGGGCGCGTTCACCGGATTACAGCTCGTCTCCACCACCGTGGACAGACCGGACAGTCTGCTCCTCCTCGCCTCCGACCTGTACCGGCTGGTCCTGCCCGGCATCGCCGTACCGGGAGTGCTGCGGGTGCTCTCCACCGGTCCGGACCGGGCCCATCACGTGTTCGACGAACTGGGGCGGCCCAGCTGGGACCTCTCGGTGACGTTCGATAGCGTGCCCGGTGCCTCGTTCCCGGCGCTGACCGGGCAGGTGGGCGCTCCTGTTCCCCCGTTGAAACGGTGA
- a CDS encoding GntT/GntP/DsdX family permease: MSTDLQHLLLGVAAVVVLILLITKAKLHPFLALALSALGLGLAAGIGPGDTVAHFQDGFGDALKSTGPTIGLGTILGGILLGSGGADRIATVFIGARPVKWIPTAITAAALLIGMPHLFDVSFVMLVPLVYAVAKRTGTHLLYVGLPMAAGLYISHGLLPPHPSPTLAVSAYGANTGLTIMYGLIIGIPIAVISGPLLTRFASRWFGPAPDLDNGPVPEPGPAPENQRRPASFALALITVLLPPLLMLIGTVGTSNTTEGSLPYAFFEACDSSVISLLAAVVFAFFALGLRSGFGLGQLQKMAGKGLGPVGGIVLILGAGGGLKAMLTATGIDKLISDYAVHWSIPPLLLAWLVAALLRICLGSATVATAAATGIVAPLIGAYPGLSPELLVLATASGAVMLSHVNDSGFWLFKEYYQLSVAQTFRTWTLMLSLQSLLSLGGVLLLSTFVGS; encoded by the coding sequence ATGAGTACGGATCTCCAGCACCTCCTGCTGGGCGTCGCCGCCGTCGTCGTCCTCATCCTTCTGATCACGAAGGCCAAACTCCACCCGTTCCTGGCACTCGCCCTGTCCGCCCTCGGCCTCGGGCTCGCGGCGGGCATCGGTCCCGGCGACACCGTCGCGCACTTCCAGGACGGCTTCGGCGACGCGCTGAAGAGCACCGGCCCCACCATCGGCCTGGGCACCATCCTCGGCGGCATCCTGCTGGGCTCGGGCGGCGCCGACCGAATAGCCACCGTCTTCATCGGCGCCCGTCCGGTGAAGTGGATTCCCACGGCGATCACCGCCGCGGCGCTCCTGATCGGCATGCCGCACCTGTTCGACGTCAGCTTCGTGATGCTGGTGCCGCTCGTCTACGCGGTGGCCAAGCGCACCGGGACGCACCTGCTGTACGTGGGGCTTCCGATGGCGGCGGGCCTGTACATCTCGCACGGGCTGTTGCCCCCGCATCCCTCCCCCACGCTGGCGGTCTCCGCGTACGGCGCGAACACCGGCCTCACCATCATGTACGGCCTGATCATCGGCATCCCGATCGCCGTGATCAGCGGACCGCTGCTCACCAGGTTCGCCTCCCGGTGGTTCGGCCCCGCGCCCGACCTGGACAACGGGCCGGTTCCCGAGCCGGGCCCCGCGCCGGAGAACCAGCGTCGCCCGGCGTCCTTCGCGCTGGCGCTGATCACCGTGCTGCTGCCGCCGCTGCTCATGCTGATCGGCACCGTGGGCACCTCCAACACGACCGAAGGCTCCCTCCCCTACGCGTTCTTCGAAGCGTGCGACTCCTCGGTGATCTCGCTGCTCGCCGCCGTGGTCTTCGCGTTCTTCGCCCTGGGCCTGCGCTCCGGCTTCGGTCTCGGCCAGCTCCAGAAGATGGCGGGCAAGGGCCTCGGCCCGGTCGGCGGGATCGTGCTGATCCTCGGCGCCGGGGGCGGCCTCAAGGCGATGCTCACCGCGACGGGCATCGACAAGCTGATCTCGGACTACGCCGTCCACTGGTCGATCCCGCCGCTGCTGCTCGCGTGGCTGGTCGCGGCCCTGCTGCGGATCTGCCTGGGATCGGCGACCGTCGCCACCGCCGCGGCCACCGGCATCGTGGCGCCTCTCATCGGCGCGTACCCCGGCCTCTCGCCGGAACTGCTGGTCCTCGCGACGGCCTCCGGCGCGGTGATGCTTTCGCACGTCAACGACTCCGGCTTCTGGCTCTTCAAGGAGTACTACCAGCTGTCGGTGGCGCAGACGTTCCGTACCTGGACGCTCATGCTGTCGCTGCAGTCGCTGCTCAGCCTCGGCGGGGTCCTGCTGCTCAGCACGTTCGTCGGTTCCTGA